One Rosa chinensis cultivar Old Blush chromosome 3, RchiOBHm-V2, whole genome shotgun sequence DNA window includes the following coding sequences:
- the LOC112193063 gene encoding vinorine synthase: MNIEVELILEEIIKPSSSTPDDLRHYQLSFLDQLSPPVYNLLVLFYEFNDETMPSVTEISNHLKKSLAEVLTLFYPLAGRITDNKYVDCNDEGIPYVEAHVKCELSEVLNNPVPGEFSKFMPFELDNIANKLPLGVQLNIFECGGFAIGHCISHKLADGLCHFMFSKTWAATALGDQAKIEPPEFISAKLFPPRDFTAYDAGLGITRNKVAKRFVFSASMIETLRANYQNSEGLENQKRPSCVDALSAFIWSRYVANTKDTGPAEKLYIELHSVNLRPRFDPSLPHHSFGNLYRAAMTAPFLSSGKNAMAW, from the coding sequence ATGAATATTGAAGTTGAATTGATACTTGAGGAGATTATCAAACCATCTTCTTCAACCCCTGATGATCTTCGCCATTACCAGCTTTCCTTCCTTGATCAGTTATCTCCTCCAGTCTATAACCTTTTGGTCCTCTTTTATGAATTCAATGACGAGACGATGCCTAGCGTTACTGAAATATCCAACCACCTTAAGAAGTCCTTAGCCGAGGTCTTAACCCTTTTCTACCCATTAGCGGGACGAATCACAGACAACAAGTATGTAGATTGCAATGATGAGGGCATTCCCTATGTTGAAGCTCATGTTAAGTGTGAACTTTCTGAAGTTCTCAACAATCCAGTCCCTGGTGAATTCAGTAAGTTCATGCCATTTGAACTAGATAATATTGCTAATAAGCTTCCTCTAGGCGTCCAGCTTAACATCTTTGAATGTGGAGGATTTGCTATTGGTCACTGTATTTCTCACAAGCTAGCAGATGGATTATGTCATTTCATGTTCAGCAAAACTTGGGCTGCCACTGCCCTCGGAGATCAAGCCAAAATAGAGCCTCCGGAGTTTATTTCAGCAAAACTCTTCCCACCAAGGGATTTTACAGCCTATGATGCAGGCCTTGGCATCACAAGGAATAAAGTAGCAAAGAGGTTTGTGTTTAGTGCATCTATGATAGAGACTCTCAGAGCAAACTATCAGAACAGCGAAGGCCTAGAAAACCAGAAACGCCCATCATGTGTTGATGCTTTGTCGGCTTTCATATGGAGTCGATATGTGGCCAACACCAAGGATACAGGACCTGCTGAGAAGTTGTACATAGAGCTCCATTCTGTGAACCTGCGTCCAAGGTTTGACCCCTCGTTGCCGCACCATTCTTTTGGAAATCTTTATCGTGCTGCCATGACAGCTCCTTTTTTAAGTAGCGGGAAGAATGCTATGGCTTGGTGA
- the LOC112194524 gene encoding stemmadenine O-acetyltransferase: MKVEVEVISKEIITPSSPTPAHLRHYQLSSFDQLAPPVYNPLVLFYEFNDKTAPNITEISSHLKKSLAEVLTVFYPLAGRIKHDDWHVDCNDEGIPYLEAHVNCKLSDFLKNPIPDQLSKFMPFELDDHIGKELVLGVQLSIFECGGFAIGQCISHRLADASSYFMFSKTWAAIARGESNIEHPDFLSATRFPLKDVMAYDPSTEISRNKVTKRFLFSASMIEALTAKYGESAVGLEENRKRPSRVDALTAFIWSRYMANTNKITGPHDEKLYIAVHAVNLRPRFDPPLPQHSFGNIYRAATTGPLLSTGDACSAYGRAMRELREEIHKIDNDCVKGLQQGAEQSGLPFNENTGRLTELELVKLGFSSYCRFPVYDNDFGWGRPAWVFSTPLTFKNVATFMDTKEGDGIEVYISLEEQLMAKFETDAEFLAPMCLQAGAEEPFGC, encoded by the coding sequence ATGAAGGTTGAAGTAGAAGTAATCTCCAAGGAGATTATCACCCCATCTTCTCCAACCCCTGCTCATCTTCGCCATTACCAACTCTCCTCCTTTGATCAATTAGCTCCCCCAGTCTATAACCCTTTGGTCCTCTTCTACGAATTCAATGACAAGACAGCCCCCAACATTACTGAAATATCCAGCCACCTCAAAAAGTCCCTAGCCGAAGTCTTAACCGTTTTCTACCCATTAGCCGGACGAATCAAACACGACGACTGGCATGTTGATTGCAATGATGAGGGCATTCCCTACCTTGAAGCTCACGTCAATTGCAAACTCTCTGACTTCCTCAAGAATCCGATCCCTGATCAACTTAGCAAGTTCATGCCATTTGAACTTGATGATCATATTGGTAAGGAGTTGGTCCTAGGGGTCCAGCTCAGCATCTTTGAATGTGGAGGATTTGCAATTGGTCAATGCATCTCTCACAGGCTTGCCGATGCGTCATCTTATTTCATGTTCAGCAAAACTTGGGCGGCCATAGCCCGTGGCGAATCCAACATAGAGCATCCAGACTTTCTGTCAGCAACACGTTTTCCACTGAAGGATGTTATGGCATATGATCCAAGCACTGAAATCTCCAGGAATAAAGTCACAAAGAGGTTTTTATTCAGTGCCTCTATGATAGAGGCTCTCACAGCAAAGTATGGGGAAAGCGCTGTAGGCTTAGAAGAAAACCGGAAACGCCCATCACGTGTTGATGCTTTAACGGCTTTCATATGGAGTCGATATATGGCCAATACCAATAAGATTACAGGACCTCATGATGAGAAGTTGTATATTGCGGTCCATGCTGTGAACCTACGCCCAAGGTTTGATCCACCATTGCCACAACATTCTTTTGGAAACATTTACCGTGCTGCCACCACAGGTCCCTTACTAAGTACTGGGGATGCATGCAGTGCATATGGTCGGGCTATGAGGGAATTACGAGAAGAAATACACAAGATCGACAATGACTGCGTCAAAGGACTACAGCAGGGTGCTGAGCAGTCGGGGCTCCCCTTCAATGAGAATACTGGTAGACTAACCGAACTAGAGCTGGTTAAGTTGGGCTTCAGTAGCTATTGCAGGTTTCCAGTGTATGATAATGATTTCGGTTGGGGAAGGCCTGCGTGGGTGTTCTCAACACCATTGACCTTCAAGAACGTAGCAACTTTCATGGACACCAAAGAGGGTGATGGAATAGAGGTATACATCAGTTTGGAGGAGCAACTCATGGCTAAATTTGAAACTGATGCCGAGTTCTTGGCCCCTATGTGTCTCCAAGCGGGCGCTGAAGAGCCCTTTGGTTGTTAA